From one Dama dama isolate Ldn47 chromosome 4, ASM3311817v1, whole genome shotgun sequence genomic stretch:
- the MAMSTR gene encoding MEF2-activating motif and SAP domain-containing transcriptional regulator isoform X2: MTLAASSQRSQIIRSKFRSVLQLRIHRRYQDPTLSGSFAASPVLDPDPWISAADPALALAPASPPGPAPFLSNPGALLPEPKPCPWRSLKKESPKPSLHWREPKPKGNLTYHRMKPTPLTPSPPGVPNPSPLPHKLELQTLKLEELTVSELRQQLRLRGLPVSGTKSMLLERMRGGAPPRERPKARREDSPAGAPWPRFRPKALGAARSACSFKLSPTSHSPPPPRAAETLVTASASALVPVATTAQAPTPAPVPVPSSAPASAALTLEEELQEAIRRAQLLPNRGIDDILEDQVEPEDPLPAISLDFPGSFDMLSPSPDSEGLSSVFSSSLPSPTNSPSPSPRGLTDSLDWLEALSGGPPLGCGPPAPSIFSADLSDSSGTRLWDLLEDPW, from the exons ATGACCCTGGCGGCTTCCTCCCAGCGCTCCCAAATCATTCGGTCCAAGTTCCGATCTG TCCTTCAGCTTCGGATCCACAGACGGTATCAGGACCCGA CCCTCTCAGGGTCCTTCGCCGCCTCTCCAGTCTTGGATCCTGATCCATGGATCTCAGCTGCAGATCCGGCTCTGGCTCTGGCCCCAGCCTCCCCACCGGGCCCAGCCCCTTTCCTCTCCAACCCTGGAGCCCTTCTTCCTGAGCCGAAACCCTGCCCTTGGAGGTCTCTCAAGAAG GAGTCTCCCAAGCCCTCTCTACACTGGAGGGAGCCCAAGCCCAAGGGGAACTTGACATACCACCG GATGAAGCCCACACCCCTCACTCCCTCCCCACCAGGAGTCCCCAACCCTTCGCCCCTGCCACACAAGTTGGAACTTCAGACCCTCAAACTGGAGGAGCTGACG GTCTCAGAGCTCCGGCAGCAGCTGCGGCTGCGGGGCCTCCCGGTGTCGGGGACCAAGTCAATGCTTCTGGAGCGCATGCGCGGCGGCGCCCCGCCCCGCGAACGGCCGAAGGCTCGGCGCGAGGACAGTCCGGCGGGCGCCCCCTGGCCTCGCTTCAGGCCCAAGGCTTTGGGAGCCGCCCGGAGTGCGTGCTCG TTCAAGCTGAGTCCAACGTCTCATTCACCGCCTCCTCCACGTGCCGCGGAAACCCTGGTGACTGCTTCGGCTTCGGCTCTGGTTCCGGTTGCGACGACGGCTCAGGCTCCAACTCCAGCTCCAGTGCCGGTCCCTTCCTCAGCACCGGCCTCAGCAGCCCtgaccctggaggaggagctgcagGAGGCTATCCGCAGAGCGCAG CTGCTTCCGAACCGGGGCATTGATGACATCCTGGAGGATCAGGTGGAGCCTGAGG ACCCGCTGCCCGCCATCTCCTTGGACTTCCCCGGCTCCTTCGACATGCTGTCCCCCTCCCCGGACTCTGAAGGCCTCTCTTCTGTCTTCTCTTCCTCACTTCCATCCCCCACGAATTCCCCGTCCCCCTCTCCCAGGGGCCTCACGGACTCCTTGGATTGGCTGGAGGCTCTGAGTGGGGGTCCCCCTCTGGGCTGtggccccccagcccccagcattTTCTCTGCTGACTTATCTGATTCCAGTGGCACCAGGCTGTGGGACCTGCTGGAGGATCCATGGTGA
- the MAMSTR gene encoding MEF2-activating motif and SAP domain-containing transcriptional regulator isoform X1: MTLAASSQRSQIIRSKFRSVLQLRIHRRYQDPTLSGSFAASPVLDPDPWISAADPALALAPASPPGPAPFLSNPGALLPEPKPCPWRSLKKESPKPSLHWREPKPKGNLTYHRYIPPAPRQGCRADPQVEGSPLDPPGPPLWEGTSLQQSPPRMKPTPLTPSPPGVPNPSPLPHKLELQTLKLEELTVSELRQQLRLRGLPVSGTKSMLLERMRGGAPPRERPKARREDSPAGAPWPRFRPKALGAARSACSFKLSPTSHSPPPPRAAETLVTASASALVPVATTAQAPTPAPVPVPSSAPASAALTLEEELQEAIRRAQLLPNRGIDDILEDQVEPEDPLPAISLDFPGSFDMLSPSPDSEGLSSVFSSSLPSPTNSPSPSPRGLTDSLDWLEALSGGPPLGCGPPAPSIFSADLSDSSGTRLWDLLEDPW; this comes from the exons ATGACCCTGGCGGCTTCCTCCCAGCGCTCCCAAATCATTCGGTCCAAGTTCCGATCTG TCCTTCAGCTTCGGATCCACAGACGGTATCAGGACCCGA CCCTCTCAGGGTCCTTCGCCGCCTCTCCAGTCTTGGATCCTGATCCATGGATCTCAGCTGCAGATCCGGCTCTGGCTCTGGCCCCAGCCTCCCCACCGGGCCCAGCCCCTTTCCTCTCCAACCCTGGAGCCCTTCTTCCTGAGCCGAAACCCTGCCCTTGGAGGTCTCTCAAGAAG GAGTCTCCCAAGCCCTCTCTACACTGGAGGGAGCCCAAGCCCAAGGGGAACTTGACATACCACCGGTACATACCCCCGGCGCCAAGACAAGGGTGCAGGGCAGACCCCCAGGTTGAAGGGTCGCCTTTGGATCCCCCTGgaccgcctctgtgggaagggacAAGCTTACAGCAGTCACCTCCTAG GATGAAGCCCACACCCCTCACTCCCTCCCCACCAGGAGTCCCCAACCCTTCGCCCCTGCCACACAAGTTGGAACTTCAGACCCTCAAACTGGAGGAGCTGACG GTCTCAGAGCTCCGGCAGCAGCTGCGGCTGCGGGGCCTCCCGGTGTCGGGGACCAAGTCAATGCTTCTGGAGCGCATGCGCGGCGGCGCCCCGCCCCGCGAACGGCCGAAGGCTCGGCGCGAGGACAGTCCGGCGGGCGCCCCCTGGCCTCGCTTCAGGCCCAAGGCTTTGGGAGCCGCCCGGAGTGCGTGCTCG TTCAAGCTGAGTCCAACGTCTCATTCACCGCCTCCTCCACGTGCCGCGGAAACCCTGGTGACTGCTTCGGCTTCGGCTCTGGTTCCGGTTGCGACGACGGCTCAGGCTCCAACTCCAGCTCCAGTGCCGGTCCCTTCCTCAGCACCGGCCTCAGCAGCCCtgaccctggaggaggagctgcagGAGGCTATCCGCAGAGCGCAG CTGCTTCCGAACCGGGGCATTGATGACATCCTGGAGGATCAGGTGGAGCCTGAGG ACCCGCTGCCCGCCATCTCCTTGGACTTCCCCGGCTCCTTCGACATGCTGTCCCCCTCCCCGGACTCTGAAGGCCTCTCTTCTGTCTTCTCTTCCTCACTTCCATCCCCCACGAATTCCCCGTCCCCCTCTCCCAGGGGCCTCACGGACTCCTTGGATTGGCTGGAGGCTCTGAGTGGGGGTCCCCCTCTGGGCTGtggccccccagcccccagcattTTCTCTGCTGACTTATCTGATTCCAGTGGCACCAGGCTGTGGGACCTGCTGGAGGATCCATGGTGA